A genomic region of Antennarius striatus isolate MH-2024 chromosome 4, ASM4005453v1, whole genome shotgun sequence contains the following coding sequences:
- the LOC137594157 gene encoding bromodomain-containing protein 1-like, whose amino-acid sequence MKKKSRHQRPSALKRDSSPIKPSPNRETLTYAQAQRMVELEVDGRVHRLSIYDKLDVITDDDPTAQEILECNSNKENHEKPPQAPVRSVRLKINRQKKSAALTASLGAAQGGGTAALLEPRVRTVEYNLPVVPRRPAAYYEYTERTAEELDEEVEYDMDEEDYAWLELVNDKRKGEGVSQVSHNLFEFLMDRFEKEAHAAAAARGHNPTQALVDEDAVCCVCMDGDGADSNVILFCDSCDIAVHQECYGVPYVPEGQWLCRHCLQRPARPADCVFCPNRGGALKRTDDGRWGHVACALWVPEVGFSDAVFVEPIDGVRSIPPARWRLTCYLCRAKGVGACIQCDRVNCYAAFHVSCAQRAGLYMKMEPVREVSASGAVGFSVKKTAYCCSHAPQGCERRALNIYQEPRPQNGTAPKGPEKRAKVRAKGWARKKSKRAEPEAEPQPEGPASSGPSITVSSFDSILNQVAVQRKRAFVERLLSYWVQKRQSRNNVPLIRRLQANPQPSKTQQTKRVETSQALKEQLKEWHRLRHDLERARLLLELIRKREKLKREEMKQQQAVLEYQLTPFNILLRAVLGQLQDKDQYSIFAQPVNVKEVPDYLDHIRNPMDFSTMRRRLEAHGYGSLEAFEDDFNLIISNCMQYNARDTFFYRAAQRMLDHGGVILRRARREANRLGFDYPSGVHLPEPPRLEEPPPFSWEDVDRLLTPTYRQKTPPEEQLKELLEKLDLSTAMKHSPSRSKRLKLLKKLILEVRGELSLKKPPPDAPPASGPAPPEEEPLPQAHSESSFPAEGSERVTPPSQPDPPVGGGELDAPPPSVDQTPTSAPLDPPHGHTPDPTLLNGDLQEAPAPCGRRTNAIFRKSKSASPQKPPKTQEASPPPLGAKTFLSVVIPRLETLLLPKKRRRSNSADGDEEEETPIKRLGTGITNGFVLGEDDRSTSPRLLEPRRRCASESSISSRSVARGNSVAPARGCRGRVLAARRSTVDDRTSLTRIDSREFTKAAKTSSDQGPQSSEDGASSQAGPAPTPQGRSQSRRADPVQVRREPLPRPLHRQPAQLAMAS is encoded by the exons atgaagaagaagagtcgCCACCAGCGCCCGTCGGCGCTCAAGCGAGACTCCTCCCCCATCAAGCCGTCGCCCAATCGGGAGACGCTGACGTACGCGCAGGCCCAGCGGatggtggagctggaggtggacgGCCGCGTGCACCGCCTGAGCATCTACGACAAACTGGACGTGATCACGGACGACGACCCCACGGCGCAGGAGATTCTGGAGTGCAACAGCAACAAGGAGAACCACGAGAAGCCGCCGCAGGCGCCGGTGCGCTCCGTGCGCCTGAAGATCAACCGGCAGAAGAAGAGCGCCGCGCTGACGGCGTCGCTCGGCGCCGCGCAGGGCGGCGGCACGGCCGCGCTCCTGGAGCCCCGGGTCAGGACGGTGGAGTACAACCTCCCGGTGGTGCCGCGGCGTCCGGCGGCGTACTACGAGTACACGGAGCGCACggcggaggagctggacgaggAGGTGGAGTACGACATGGACGAGGAGGACTACGCCTGGCTGGAGCTGGTCAACGACAAACGCAAAGGCGAGGGCGTGTCCCAGGTGTCGCACAACCTGTTCGAGTTCCTGATGGACCGCTTCGAGAAGGAGGcgcacgccgccgccgccgcacgGGGCCACAACCCCACCCAGGCGCTGGTGGACGAGGACGCCGTCTGCTGCGTGTGCATGGACGGCGACGGCGCCGACAGCAACGTCATCCTGTTCTGCGACTCGTGCGACATCGCCGTGCACCAGGAGTGCTACGGCGTGCCCTACGTGCCCGAGGGCCAGTGGCTGTGCCGCCACTGCCTGCAGCGCCCCGCCCGCCCCGCCGACTGCGTCTTCTGCCCCAACCGGGGCGGCGCCCTAAAGAGGACGGACGACGGGCGCTGGGGCCACGTGGCGTGCGCCCTGTGGGTACCTGAGGTGGGCTTCTCCGACGCCGTGTTCGTGGAGCCCATCGACGGCGTGCGCAGCATCCCCCCCGCCCGCTGGAGGCTCACCTGCTACCTGTGCCGGGCGAAGGGGGTGGGCGCCTGCATCCAGTGCGACCGCGTCAACTGCTACGCCGCCTTCCACGTCAGCTGCGCCCAGAGGGCGGGGCTCTACATGAAGATGGAGCCGGTGAGGGAGGTGTCCGCCTCCGGCGCCGTCGGCTTCTCCGTCAAGAAGACGGCGTACTGCTGCAGCCACGCCCCCCAGGGTTGCGAGCGCCGCGCCCTCAACATCTACcaggagccccgcccccagaaCGGCACCGCCCCCAAGGGGCCCGAAAAGAGGGCCAAGGTGCGCGCCAAAGGCTGGGCCAGGAAGAAGAGCAAGAGGGCGGAGCCGGAGGCGGAGCCACAACCCGAGGGCCCCGCCAGCAGCGGGCCCAGCATCACCGTCTCCAG CTTTGACTccatcctgaaccaggtggcgGTCCAGAGGAAGCGGGCGTTTGTGGAGCGGTTGTTGAGCTACTGGGTGCAGAAGCGTCAGTCCAGGAACAACGTCCCGCTGATCCGCCGGCTGCAGGCCAACCCCCAGCCCAGCAAGACCCAGCAGACG AAGCGGGTGGAGACCAGCCAGGCCCTGaaggagcagctgaaggagtGGCACCGCCTCCGCCACGACCTGGAGCGGGCCCGCCTCCTGCTGGAGCTGATCCGGAAGAGGGAGAAGCTGAAGAGGGAGGAG atgaagcagcagcaggcgGTCCTGGAGTACCAGCTGACCCCCTTCAACATCCTGCTGAGAGCCGTTCTGGGGCAGCTGCAGGACAAGGACCAGTACAGCATCTTCGCCCAGCCCGTCAACGTCAAGGAG GTCCCCGACTACCTGGACCACATCCGGAACCCGATGGACTTCTCCACGATGCGGCGGCGGCTGGAGGCCCACGGCTACGGCAGCCTGGAGGCCTTCGAGGACGACTTCAACCTCATCATCTCCAACTGCATGCAGTACAACGCCAGGGACACCTTCTTCTACCGCGCCGCCCAGAGGATGCTGGACCACGGGGGGGTCATCCTGCGCCGGGCCCGCCGGGAGGCCAACAGGCTCGGCTTCGACTACCCCAGTGGGGTGCATCTGCCCGAACCCCCCCGGCTGGAGGAGCCCCCGCCCTTCTCCTGGGAGGACG TGGACCGTCTGCTGACCCCCACCTACCGGCAGAAGACCCCCccggaggagcagctgaaggagctgctggagaagcTGGACCTGAGCACGGCCATGAAGCACAGCCCCTCCCGCAGCAAGaggctgaagctgctgaagaagcTCATCCTGGAGGTCCGCGGCGAACTCAGCCTGAAGAAGCCCCCCCCAGACGCCCCCCCTgcctcaggccccgcccccccggaGGAGGAGCCCCTACCTCAAGCCCACTCAGAGAGCTCCTTCCCGGCGGAGGGGTCGGAGCGGGTCACGCCCCCGTCGCAGCCCGACCCTCCGGTCGGCGGGGGCGAGCTGGACGCCCCCCCACCCAGTGTGGACCAAACGCCTACCTCAGCGCCCCTGGACCCCCCCCACGGGCACACCCCGGACCCAACGCTCCTCAACGGCGACCTCCAGGAGGCCCCCGCGCCCTGTGGCCGGCGCACCAACGCCATCTTCAGGAAGTCCAAGAGCGCCAGCCCCCAGAAGCCCCCCAAGACCCAGGAGGCGTCGCCGCCCCCCCTGGGGGCCAAAACCTTCCTGTCGGTGGTGATCCCACGATTGGAGACGCTGCTCCTGCCGAAGAAGAGGAGGCGGAGCAACAGCGCCGACggcgacgaggaggaggagacgccCATCAAGCGTCTGGGCACTG gGATAACCAACGGTTTTGTCCTGGGGGAGGACGACAGATCGACATCCCCCCGCCTCCTGGAGCCGCGACGGCGCTGCGCGTCCGAGTCGAGCATCTCCAGCAGGAGCGTCGCCCGCGGAAACAG cGTCGCCCCCGCTAGAGGCTGTAGGGGGCGTGTCCTGGCGGCTCGCCGGAGCACCGTGGACGACAGGACCAGCCTGACCCGCATCGACAGCAGGGAGTTCACCAAAGCTGCCAAGACCTCTTCAG ATCAGGGACCCCAGAGCTCAGAGGATGGGGCGTCGTCACAAGCCGGCCCCGCCCCGACCCCCCAGGGACGATCTCAGAGCCGGAGAGCAGATCCAGTTCAGGTCCGCAGAGAACCCCTCCCTCGTCCCCTCCATCGACAGCCAGCGCAGCTG GCAATGGCTTCCTAG
- the LOC137594344 gene encoding chemokine-like protein TAFA-5 isoform X2 has translation MQLLRGVWAPSAAAGCVLLLLLLHGHVLREGQLAAGSCEIVLLDRDSSQPRRTIARQTARCACRKGQIAGTTRARPACVDVHIVWTRRWCEMTPCLDQEGCDLLVNRSGWTCTQPGGRVKTTTVS, from the exons AtgcagctcctccggggggtcTGGGCTCCGAGCGCCGCGGCGGGCtgcgtgctgctgctgctgctgctgcacggACACGTCCTGAGGgaag GGCAGCTGGCGGCAGGAAGCTGTGAGATCGTCCTTCTGGACCGGGACAGCAGCCAGCCCAGGAGGACCATCGCCCGGCAGACGGCCCGCTGCGCCTGCAGGAAGGGGCAGATCGCCGGGACCACGCGAGCCCGGCCCGCCTGTGTGGACG ttcacATCGTCTGGACCCGGCGCTGGTGTGAGATGACTCCATGTCTGGACCAGGAGGGCTGCGACCTTCTGGTCAACCGATCGGGCTGGACCTGCACACAACCTGGGGGCCGGGTCAAGACCACCACG gTCTCCTGA
- the LOC137594344 gene encoding chemokine-like protein TAFA-5 isoform X1 yields MQLLRGVWAPSAAAGCVLLLLLLHGHVLREGQLAAGSCEIVLLDRDSSQPRRTIARQTARCACRKGQIAGTTRARPACVDVHIVWTRRWCEMTPCLDQEGCDLLVNRSGWTCTQPGGRVKTTTSGM; encoded by the exons AtgcagctcctccggggggtcTGGGCTCCGAGCGCCGCGGCGGGCtgcgtgctgctgctgctgctgctgcacggACACGTCCTGAGGgaag GGCAGCTGGCGGCAGGAAGCTGTGAGATCGTCCTTCTGGACCGGGACAGCAGCCAGCCCAGGAGGACCATCGCCCGGCAGACGGCCCGCTGCGCCTGCAGGAAGGGGCAGATCGCCGGGACCACGCGAGCCCGGCCCGCCTGTGTGGACG ttcacATCGTCTGGACCCGGCGCTGGTGTGAGATGACTCCATGTCTGGACCAGGAGGGCTGCGACCTTCTGGTCAACCGATCGGGCTGGACCTGCACACAACCTGGGGGCCGGGTCAAGACCACCACG TCTGGAATGTAA
- the LOC137593720 gene encoding zona pellucida sperm-binding protein 3-like — protein MTTLRGIGRCFTEVRETQEVRETQEVRETQEVRETQEVRETQEVRETQETLKCLFPWKRLGSGSKEHASCSRWHTSPQVNEPHLRKHGANRLVGGVNVSSTKPAAAVGSNWFQHAVGRSRDRKLDQRRVPAADVPQKKQPPHKPLSWRYPDPPSEEAPHFPPDLELKAPPAAESVAVVCGENSVRVKAHKDLLGIGKPVRAEDVSLGGCPPTGEDQEAQAWVFESELHRCGSRLLMSEDSFTYAFELHYTPSPPGGGDIIRTTGATVSIECRYQRKQEVSSASLKPTWTPFSANTASQEGLQLSIRLMTDDWQFPRPSSQFQLGDIMRFEVGVTPFHHAPLRVMVDRCVATVAPNVDTVPRYTFLGHNGCLFDSQLTGSGSRFLQRSQDDRLQFELESFRFQQDDSGEIYITCSLRATPAAAAIDATSKACSFSNGWREASGRHRACVCCDTDCGTGSPGQLTRTRAPWEQEAAVGPITVKEKRRP, from the exons ATGACGACTCTCAGAGGTATCGGCCGGTGCTTCACG gaagtgagggagacacaggaagtgagggagacacaggaagtgagggagacacaggaagtgagggagacacaggaagtgagggagacacaggaagtgagggagacacaggaa ACGTTGAAAtgcttgtttccatggaaacgttTGGGCTCAGGTTCTAAAGAACACGCCTCCTGCTCCAGGTGGCACACGAGTCCACAGGTGAACGAGCCGCACCTGAGGAAGCATGGGGCCAATCGGCTGGTGGGCGGGGTCAACGTCAGCTCCACAAAGCCAGCAG CAGCCGTGGGCTCAAACTGGTTCCAGCACGCCGTCGGCAGGAGCCGAGACCGGAAACTGGACCAGCGCCGGGTCCCAGCAGCAG ACGTCCCCCAGAAGAAGCAGCCCCCCCACAAACCGCTGTCCTGGAGGTACCCCGACCCCCCATCGGAGGAGGCGCCTCACTTCCCTCCGGACTTGGAGCTGAAGGCCCCCCCGGCGGCGGAGAGCGTCGCCGTCGTCTGCGGGGAGAACTCCGTCCGAGTGAAGGCCCACAAAGACCTGCTGGGGATTGGCAAGCCGGTGCGGGCCGAAGACGTGTCGCTGGGGGGCTGCCCCCCCACCGGGGAGGACCAGGAAGCTCAGGCCTGGGTGTTTGAGTCGGAGCTGCATCGATGTGGCAGCCGGCTGCTG ATGTCTGAGGACTCCTTCACCTACGCCTTTGAGCTGCACTacacccccagccccccagggggcggtgacatcatcagaaccaCAGGAGCCACCGTCAGCATCGAGTGTCGGTACCAGAG gaaacaggaagtgagcagtGCGTCGCTGAAGCCCACCTGGACGCCATTCAGCGCCAACACGGCGTCACAGGAAGGCCTGCAGCTCTCCATCAGACTGATGACTG ATGATTGGCAGTTCCCCCGCCCCTCCTCTCAGTTCCAGCTTGGTGACATCATGAGGTTTGAGGTGGGGGTCACGCCGTTCCACCACGCCCCCCTCAGAGTGATGGTGGACCGCTGCGTGGCCACCGTGGCCCCCAACGTCGACACCGTCCCCCGATACACCTTCCTGGGACACAACGG GTGCCTGTTCGACAGTCAGCTGACGGGTTCCGGCTCCCGGTTCCTGCAGCGTTCTCAGGACGACCGGCTGCAGTTCGAGTTGGAGTCGTTCCGGTTCCAGCAGGACGACAGCGGCGAG ATCTACATCACCTGCAGCCTGAGGGCCACGCCGGCGGCCGCCGCCATCGACGCCACCAGCAAGGCCTGCTCCTTCTCCAATGG GTGGAGGGAAGCCAGCGGCCGACATCGAGCCTGCGTCTGCTGTGACACCGACTGTGGGACAGGAAGTCCAGGTCAGCTGACCAGAACAC GAGCTCCGTGGGAACAGGAAGCAGCGGTTGGACCAATCACAGTGAAGGAGAAACGACGTCCGTGA